The Streptomyces sp. NBC_01439 genome contains the following window.
GCGCACGATCGTCGTGTCCGCCCGCGAACTCCTGGACGCCGAGTACGCGGCCTTGGGCGTCCCGGACGACCACGGCGGCTTCGCCCAGTTCGTCGTGGACGGCATCAGCGCGGAGCAGTGGCGGCGCATCGGCCCGCTGCCCCGCCAGCACGGCATCCTCGCCGCGATGCTCCACGAAGGCGGCCCCGAGCGCCTGGCCGACGTACGCAAGGACCCGCGCTTCGAGGGCTGGCCGGCCGCCCACCCGGAGATGTCCGACTTCCTCGGCATGCCCGTGCGCGACGGCGAGGAGACCCTCGGCGCCCTCTTCCTGGCGAACAAGCGCGGCCCCCGCGGGTTCACCGACGAGGACCAGGAACTCCTCTCCCTCCTCGCCCAGCACGCGGCGATCGCCCTGACCAACGCCCACCTCTACGAGCGCAGCCGCGAACTCACCATCGCCGAGGAGCGCTCCCGGCTCGCGCACGAGCTGCACGACGCCGTCAGCCAGAAGCTCTTCTCGCTCCGCCTCACCGCCCAAGCCGCCGCCACCCTGGTCGACCGCGACCCGGCCCGGGCCAAGGGCGAGCTCCAG
Protein-coding sequences here:
- a CDS encoding GAF domain-containing sensor histidine kinase, with product MTGSPPHGGPPSGLAAVSTALLAMSRRLEVRDVLRTIVVSARELLDAEYAALGVPDDHGGFAQFVVDGISAEQWRRIGPLPRQHGILAAMLHEGGPERLADVRKDPRFEGWPAAHPEMSDFLGMPVRDGEETLGALFLANKRGPRGFTDEDQELLSLLAQHAAIALTNAHLYERSRELTIAEERSRLAHELHDAVSQKLFSLRLTAQAAATLVDRDPARAKGELQQVAALAAEAADELRAAVTELRPAALDEDGLVATLRTHVHVLDRAHTAHVTFTCDGVRALPATQEEALLRVAQEALHNALRHSGGDRVEVTLARTSAGGAVLKVLDTGKGFDPRTVRRAGRHLGLVSMRDRASGVGGRLTVHSEPGRGTTIEMEVPGG